In Hymenobacter volaticus, the genomic window AGCGCCGGGCATCAGCTCGATGTTGTGAACAATAGTACCGAGTGGGATTTCGCGGAGTGGCAATGCATTGCCTACTTCCGGCGCAACACCAGAACCCGATACGACTGTGCGGCCTACTTCAACACCAGCGGGCGCAATGATATAGCGCTTTTCGCCATCGGCGTACTGAAGCAAAGCGATACGAGCCGTGCGGTTTGGATCGTACTCGATGGTCTTCACCGTTGCTGGCACGCTGGTCTTGTCACGCTTGAAGTCCACAATACGATACTTGGCTTTGTGTCCACCGCCGATGTAGCGGTTAGACATTTTACCAGAGTTGTTACGGCCACCGGAGTTTTTCATGGGTGCCAACAGCGACTTCTCTGGCGTCGACGTCGTGATTTCGTCGAACGTCGGGGCGATACGGAAGCGCTGACCCGGTGATGTTGGTCTTAGTTGTTTGAGTGCCATTACTCTTGCTTAAGGAATTTTCTTTTGCAGAAAGGCGAAGGCTAGATGCCGTTGTAGAAGTCGATAACGTCGCCTTCTTTCACGGTCACGACGGCTTTCTTGCCGTGGGCGCGACGGCCCGAGATGGACCCACCCTTCGTGAACTTAGATTTAATCTTACCGTTCGTGCGCATGGTGCTGATGCCAACAACCGTTACGCCGTAGAACTGCTCGATGTCTTTCTTGATCTGAACCTTATTCGCGGTACGCTCTACTTCGAAAACGTACTGACCTTTTTCATTCAGGCCCGTGGCCTTCTCGGTCACGATTGGTTTCTTCAGTGTGCTCATTACTCAGCGACGGTATAAAGTTGTTCGAGCGACTTCAGGCCGTCTTCTGACAGCAGCAAAGTATCCGTGTTCAGCAGATCATGCGTGTTCAGAGCAACGGGCGTAGCCACGGTTACGCGCTGAATGTTACGAGCCGACAGAACTACGTTCTTATCTACTTCGCCAGTCACCAGCAATGTCTTTTTGCCGTTGTTCAGCTTGAGGCCGTTCAGGATGCTGAGGAAGTCTTTGGTCTTAGGAGCCGACAGAGTAATGTTCTCTACTAGGGCTACTTTGCCGTCTTTAGCCAAGCTCGAGAGAGCCGACAAACGAGCAAGACGCTTGGTTTTTTTGTTGAGCTTGAAGCCATAGTCACGGGGCTCAGGACCGAATACACGGCCGCCACCGATGAACACTGGCGACTTCATGCTACCGGCACGAGCACCACCG contains:
- the rplB gene encoding 50S ribosomal protein L2, which encodes MALKQLRPTSPGQRFRIAPTFDEITTSTPEKSLLAPMKNSGGRNNSGKMSNRYIGGGHKAKYRIVDFKRDKTSVPATVKTIEYDPNRTARIALLQYADGEKRYIIAPAGVEVGRTVVSGSGVAPEVGNALPLREIPLGTIVHNIELMPGAGAAIARSAGTYAQLVAREDKYATLKLPSGEMRMVLVTCMATVGTVSNGDHMNVRLGKAGRNRWLGRRPRVRGVAMNPVDHPMGGGEGKSSGGHPRSRNGIFAKGQKTRNKNKYSEQLIVNRKGKK
- the rplW gene encoding 50S ribosomal protein L23 yields the protein MSTLKKPIVTEKATGLNEKGQYVFEVERTANKVQIKKDIEQFYGVTVVGISTMRTNGKIKSKFTKGGSISGRRAHGKKAVVTVKEGDVIDFYNGI
- the rplD gene encoding 50S ribosomal protein L4 → MELSVYNIKGEDTGRKVTLPEAVFGLEPNEHVMYLDVKQYLANQRQGTHKSKQRNEVHGTTKKLKKQKGTGGARAGSMKSPVFIGGGRVFGPEPRDYGFKLNKKTKRLARLSALSSLAKDGKVALVENITLSAPKTKDFLSILNGLKLNNGKKTLLVTGEVDKNVVLSARNIQRVTVATPVALNTHDLLNTDTLLLSEDGLKSLEQLYTVAE